In Eublepharis macularius isolate TG4126 chromosome 4, MPM_Emac_v1.0, whole genome shotgun sequence, the following are encoded in one genomic region:
- the ACTR8 gene encoding actin-related protein 8, which translates to MTQAEKSEATAAENGKDKERDREREQRGAKRPIVPAAVPESLQEQIQSNFIVVIHPGSMTLKIGRATDTLPVSVPHIIARRHKQQGQLTFKDSWLLREGLSKPESSEQRQNGLKMVDQAIWSKKMSNGARRIPVSPDQARSYNRQMRPAILDHSSGTKWTNTTHHPAYLIGEEALYVNPLDCYNVHWPIRRGQLNLHSGPGGSLTAVLADLEVIWSHAIQKYLEIPLKDLKYYRCILLIPDIYNKQHVKEVVNMILMKMGFSGIVVHQESVCATFGSGLGSACVVDVGDQKTSVCCVEDGVSHRNTRLCLAYGGSDVSRCFYWLMQRAGFPYRDCQLAKKTDCLLLQHLKETFCHLDQDLSGLQDHEFQVRHPDSPALLYQLRLGDEKLQAPMALFYPATFGIVGQKMTSLQQRSQGDPEDPHDEHYLLATQSKQEQSAKATADRKSMSKPGGFEGDLRGQSSGIAENLYPPEVELGSSHSDCIIGGNESEEPLTAHISRKTAVSQFEGKALGLDKAILHSIDCCASDDTKKKMYSSILVVGGGLMFHKAQEFLQHRILNKMPPSFRRIVENVEVITRPKDMDPRLIAWKGGAVLACLDTTQELWIYQREWQRFGVRMLRERAAFVW; encoded by the exons ATGACCCAAGCCGAGAAGAGCGAAGCGACGGCAGCGGAGAATGGAAAGGACAAGGAACGCGACAGGGAGAGGGAGCAGCGCGGGGCCAAGAGGCCCATCGTCCCTGCCGCCGTGCCCGAGTCCCTTCAGGAG CAAATACAGAGCAACTTCATTGTCGTGATACATCCTGGTTCAATGACTTTAAAGATTGGAAGAGCTACAGATACACTTCCTGTTAGCGTTCCTCACATCATTGCAAGGAGACACAAGCAACAAGGACAACTCACATTCAAAGACAGTTGGCTTTTAAGAGAAGGACTCAGT aaACCTGAAAGTTCTGAACAAAGACAAAATGGCCTTAAAATGGTTGATCAAGCAATATGGTCCAAAAAGATGTCAAATGGGGCCAGGCGTATTCCCGTATCACCTGATCAG GCCCGGTCTTACAATAGACAGATGAGGCCTGCTATTTTAGATCACAGTTCTGGGACCAAATGGACAAATACAACCCATCATCCAGCATATCTCATTGGAGAAGAG GCATTATATGTTAATCCTTTGGATTGTTACAATGTTCATTGGCCTATTAGACGAGGACAGCTGAACCTTCATTCAGGGCCTGGTGGCTCCCTTACTGCAGTCCTAGCTGATCTTGAAGTTATATGGTCACATGCAATACAGAAATATTTAGAAATACCTCTTAAGGATTTAAAG tattacagatGCATTTTACTGATCCCAGACATCTATAATAAACAGCATGTGAAAGAAGTAGTAAATATGATCCTAATGAAGATGGGATTCTCAG GAATAGTGGTGCATCAGGAGTCCGTCTGTGCCACTTTTGGAAGTGGTTTAGGTAGCGCGTGTGTTGTTGATGTGGGAGATCAGAAGACAAGCGTTTGCTGTGTTGAAGATGGTGTCTCACATCGTAATACTAG gTTATGCCTTGCATATGGAGGTTCTGATGTGTCAAGATGTTTTTATTGGCTTATGCAGCGAGCTGGATTTCCTTACAGAGACTGCCAGTTAGCTAAAAAGACAGACTGTCTCCTTCTTCAGCACCTAAAAGAAACATTTTGCCATTTAGACCAG GATTTATCTGGACTGCAAGATCATGAATTCCAAGTTCGTCATCCAGATTCTCCAGCCTTATTATATCAGTTGCGGTTGGGAGATGAAAAATTACAG GCTCCAATGGCTCTTTTTTATCCAGCAACATTTGGAATTGTGGGGCAGAAAATGACATCTTTGCAACAAAGATCACAAGGTGATCCAGAGGACCCACATGATGAACATTATCTCTTAGCAACACAAAGTAAGCAGGAGCAG TCTGCAAAAGCAACAGCAGATCGAAAGTCCATGTCCAAGCCTGGTGGATTTGAGGGAGACTTGCGTGGCCAGTCTTCAGGAATTGCTGAAAATCTCTATCCCCCAGAAGTGGAACTAGGCAGCTCTCACAGTGACTGTATTATAGGTGGAAACGAGTCTGAAGAACCACTGACAGCTCACATATCCAGAAAAACTGCTGTATCTCAATTTGAAGGAAAAGCATTAGGCCTCGATAAAGCAATTCTGCATAGCATCGACTGTTGTG CATCAGAtgatacaaaaaagaaaatgtaCAGTTCCATCCTGGTGGTAGGAGGTGGTTTGATGTTCCACAAAGCCCAAGAATTTCTTCAGCACAGAATTCTCAACAAAATGCCCCCTTCTTTCAGGAGAATTGTTGAAAATGTAGAAGTTATTACAAGACCAAAG GACATGGATCCCCGTTTGATTGCTTGGAAAGGGGGTGCTGTTCTAGCTTGCTTGGACACAACACAGGAGCTTTGGATATATCAACGAGAATGGCAACGTTTTGGTGTCCGTATGTTACGTGAAAGAGCGGCATTTGTGTGGTGA
- the SELENOK gene encoding selenoprotein K isoform X1 has translation MVYISNGRVLDSRSSWSVSSITELFWGVVDFVILYIQSIINPHVVRRGTVSSSFSGYDDGKGPPGFPRRRMGQIRHLGGGPAPPPMGGGGUGR, from the exons ATGGTTTACATCTCCAACG GTCGAGTGTTGGATAGTCGGAGTTCTTGGAGCGTTTCATCTATAACAGAGTTGTTTTGGGGAGTGGTAGATTTTGTGATTCTATA TATCCAGAGCATCATTAACCCACATGTGGTAAGAAGAGGCACTGTATCTTCTTCCTTTTCAGGATACGATGATGGAAAAGG ACCTCCTGGATTTCCTCGCCGTAGAATGGGTCAAATAAGACACCTTGGTGGGGGTCCAGCTCCACCACCAATGGGTGGAGGTGGATGAGGAAGGTAA
- the SELENOK gene encoding selenoprotein K isoform X2 translates to MVYISNGRVLDSRSSWSVSSITELFWGVVDFVILYIQSIINPHVVRRGTVSSSFSGYDDGKGPPGFPRRRMGQIRHLGGGPAPPPMGGGG, encoded by the exons ATGGTTTACATCTCCAACG GTCGAGTGTTGGATAGTCGGAGTTCTTGGAGCGTTTCATCTATAACAGAGTTGTTTTGGGGAGTGGTAGATTTTGTGATTCTATA TATCCAGAGCATCATTAACCCACATGTGGTAAGAAGAGGCACTGTATCTTCTTCCTTTTCAGGATACGATGATGGAAAAGG ACCTCCTGGATTTCCTCGCCGTAGAATGGGTCAAATAAGACACCTTGGTGGGGGTCCAGCTCCACCACCAATGGGTGGAGGTGGATGA